Within Scleropages formosus chromosome 24, fSclFor1.1, whole genome shotgun sequence, the genomic segment tgtatatgtgtgtctttgcaaactttttttttttttttttttttgagaggaAGAGAAATGGTTCTTTTTATACAGTttgtgtataaaaatgtttattacagTCAAACGCAGTTTTAGTGGTGTAGCCTTCCATTAGGGTTAAAGTGTTGATAGTCTGTGGACAGGATTTATACCCTTTCACACACTTCTTGCGTTGATTGTTAAATTCATTGTCCTACTGCAGCCTCTCCACGTGTGTTTAGGGTGAGAGCGAGGGTTGGGTCCAGCAGTAGCCCTGCAGCACCACACAATGTTCACACATCACTCACATCATGGTTCCCCCATAATTCCTCTCTTTCCAACAGTGCTGTGTCCCGATCTTCCATGTTGTCATGTCTGTTCTATGCAACTCAGCCTTGTAAACACAgtggacatttttaaaagcagagcATTACTTGTGTCTTCATCTCATTTAATGAGCGGAACTGTTTCTTATTTCCACCCTTGAGACAAATGTCTCTAGTGCTGTGACAAAACCTTGTGTGTCACTGTTCATCTCTGGCTGTGCCGTTATGTGCGGGGTCAGTGTCACACCCCTTCCGACACTCGTGAGCTCGAGTTAGGGTTTCAATATTTACCCGtgtatacagctgagcaattctactggagcagttcagggtaagtgctttgccctggtactacggctggaggtgggatgtgagcCTGCGACTTGCGGGGCCAAAAGCaggagctctaagcactacgccaccagctgtcccgacaaccccctcactccaagagccCGGTTACACGACACGCTTTCTTGGTGCTGACATTCTATAACCCTTCCTGAAAGATGGATTCTTATGAAGGAGGACAGCAGAGACGATGAGTGACACTCAAGGTTTTGTCATGGCACGAGCCCTCAGCTGCTGCTTGTACCAGTGATGTGATTGAGTGGATGGAACCCTTATGAGGCCCTTGTTCCTTCTAGCACCCCTGCGCCGCTAGCCTGACGCTGAGCCGGAGAGGCCAGGGGACAGTGCAGGGCCCCGGCTGCTAGGGACCGGCCCTGGGAGCGTTCTTATCTTGCTCCGGCAGGAGTACAGCCAGCTTCCTGTGCGAAAATCAGAGCGCTTTCCTCTGGTTGTTTGGCTTCCTCCCCGGCGCGAGACACTTCCCCGCTGCATGATTGTCCCCCGTCTTCAAACGTGGCACGCTCTGTTTCCTCACGAGCTTGATCTATTCTTGAGACCCTGGCCCCAGCTCAGCCCTCTCCTCTGAGCTCCCGCCCCCCACCGCATCCCATCACGGCTGTTTCCACGGCAGCACCCTCAGCGACACTGCCTACCCAAGGGACACGTagcagagcatgctgggagtgCTGCTTGCGGGGGAGAACCAAGTCCGGACAGGATGACCTGCACCCAGGGGCCGCAGCTTCTCTCCAACCACCATCTTCAGTTAATTTATTGATTTCTCTCTGGAATGAAGCACCTTGTGCTCCGTCGCGGACAGAGAGACCTTCCTCCTGTGTCTGAGCCCTAAGAAGTGCCGCTTCCTACTTGTCACTCGTCCACCAGACTCAAGATGCTCTGCCGTTCCCAGTGTGATACCTTGGTACTATAATGGATGTGTGAACCTCGCGTGCACCCCTGCCCAGCTCCAGTAGTTCTACCATCCACGGAAGCTGTGATTTCTCCccagatgtgtgtgtttatctgcaTATATATTCACACTTAACTAGAGCCAGAAGAGACGAGCGCCTCGCCGAGCTTTCGAGGATTTCAACGCGTGGGGCACAGTCGAGCGCTTCTCTAAGGGCTGCCCCACAGTCCAGAGCTCTAATGACTGTCCAGTACCATCCTTCTGTTCACACTCAAGTTGTCTTTTGTAATGTGTCGGATGCGATGTCATGTGTCGGATGTTCTTCTGTACCATTTGTGTGTACGCACCCGAGCGTGagaattatttttgtgtgtCAGGAGATGTGAGCGTGTGTGCGTCTGCGTGTGTTTGCGCTGCTGACATGTGACCCTCCATGCTGAGGTGTCTTACTTTACGGGTCTCAGTCCCAATGTGATTCATTCACTTTGTAAAGATATTCCTGAGTAATATATAAATCTAATATTTAATAGTTTTATACCACTAACTGACTCATGACAATGGCCACATTTGTAATATGGCTGataaatgatttatttcttttcttttaaatgtcatattaaatgtatgggttttttttttttttttttttttggttttacattaaatgttatGAAACGATTTGCTTAGTTTTCCTAAGGTTTATTCTGTGTGATATGGAAGTTGAATCTCTTCTTTGACCCAATCTCCATGCATGTAACGCAGCCTCACATTTCACCTGTCACGTGTTCCACTCACGGTAACTACATAAAACATTCATCAAGGCACAACACccttataataaaatatttgcaccTTGCAGCGTATGACATGAAGTGCACTCGTTTGAAATGCAGCCACTTGCAGCACccatataaaacacaaaagtggGAAACAAGTGGGACAGTACCATGGTACTGTTCAGTACAGGTATAAATGGCAGTTCTTGAGTCTAGTGAGAGATGGTATCGGAAAAGatcagtttgcatgttgtttttgtgctctgtgttgtggGAGTTTTAGCTGAAATCTGAACTCTCCATGAGGGTCAGTAATGTGAGTTacttctgcagctgctcttaCTGCTTCCTGCAGATTCCCTCGCATGTCATCAGTCAGTGGGCTTGGCTCCGCAAGGTGTAACCACAACAGCCCGGGGCTTCCTGGGAGGCGTGGGAGAATCCAGCCACACCGCTGAGGGGTATGGGGGAAGGTGTTGGCATGGCGCTCAGTGGGGGACGTCCCGTCTGCTCAACAGGACACTGGCATTCAGCTGTCTCTGCCAAGAGGAAGAGCAATCAGTGTTCATCCAAACCTGGGAGGGTTTCTGGGATGGGGGAGGATATTGGTTATCAGCAGCGCAACAGAATCACAGCAACGTTTTGCACTAACCCAACAGGACTGGGCACACGGCTGCGTGACTACAGTCAGCAACACGTAGCTGCTGGGCAACGTGGTTGTGAGCACGTACCTCAAGTGCCGGGAGTGACGAGTCAACTATTTCACATGTCATGTGAGAATTGCTCACCCAAGGCACAATAAGCCATGAGCCTTGTTCTTGAAAACATGTTCATGTCAAAAGCAACCGTTTATTTTGAGGCTTCCCAGTGGAAATCCCACTTATTGACTTGGTTCCGTTACATCAAGTAATGAGACGACAGGCGTGATGTTCGCAGCGGTGAATATGCACCGTGTGGGTGTGTGACTGCATGGTGTGGGAATGAGTGTGTTTGAGCGAGAGAACCACAGTACAGGATACTACTGCACCTGCTGCGCAGCCCATGACTGATGACGACATCTCACCCAGACAGATGCTCATCTCTCCCTCGTCTGTCTTCCCAGGTGCGAGCAGACATCCTCTGCAAAAGGGACCCCCGTGGAGGTCAACGCAAACATCGCATCTGCAGAGAACCGCATCCTGAGCATAAGTCAGAGGCAGGAAGTTATTGAGGGGAAGAACAAGGTGAGCGCATCTCGGAATGTGGCCACAACTCCAGCTCCGGCAGGGTGCAGATACGGTTTTGTTAAAGTGGTTGGCATCGCGGTTCCCAGCACCATGTAAACTGGTGCGTTGTATTCTTTGGAGAGTGATATTTGCCGTGAGCATGGTGCGTGATGAATTCCTTGAGTTTTTGTTAAACCCTGAAATGGTCTGTTTTTCCACAGACGGTGGGGGTGCTGACAGTGGCGGAAGCATCTGTGTCTGGGGTATATCGTTGTGTTGCCTCCAACCATGTGGGTCAAGACTGGAGGGACAGCCGCTTTTACATCACAGGTACAGTGGGTCAGGACTTTACCACAAATTCATACCCATTAATACCACCACTGTGAATCCCTATACTATCGGGTTATTACAAGGTTTTTATAGTGAAAATTCACAGTATAAAGGTAATggattttttaacatttcacgGGTCagatatttattatgtatttcttGGCAAAATACTGCCCCAGATGCTATTAGGAGAATTCAGATTtctatgcaaatgtaaattttgacaTGAATTACAAAACTCAAACTTGTTATGCAAAAGTCATTTATGAGAAACCCCTTATCGACATGGAGATTTCAGCTCATTTCGTGACACAGGGTATGGCTTCCCCCCATGCATCTCGCCCCTTGTCTCCCAGCTGTATTCCTCCCTAAAGACAAGTCAAACAAAGTGCTACTTGTGGTTCTTTATCATGTGTAATAACAGCGAGCCCTAACGCACTTTTGAATTAAGTGCTAAACattaaaaaggcaaagaaaagtcTTACCTATTAATTTAAAAGTTGAAATGATAGAATGCAAAGGATTCTTctgaaaggcaatatcattacCAGTGACTTACTGTGATTTGATTTACTGTTTGTGTCTCATGGACACTTTATGAACACTTGACAATTGGCTCTGCAACCTTTTACAAGTATTACAAGGTATAAGTATTATTACAACAATTGCCTTGAAGGTGGTGTTCTAACAATAAGAGTAAAATTATAATAACCATAACAGTCATATTAATAatcattcataaaaatattttatttagtgcaaaaagcaaaactgcttgtacaaataaaaaaaggttaCATCTTTAAAGTACTTCATTATAAATATgagcattaaaaaaactaaaacgataaaaaaacaaatgaatcaaACCAAAATAACTGCATCTTAAAAAGaatccattcattatttatatcCACTTGTGCAATGCCATGACCCCATGGTCCAACGCTTGAAAAAATAGGTGAACCTTTGtggcttttacatttttttttttagcattttgttattacaaatccTCATGATATATTTATTAAGATTTTAGTATTTTCACTTACTTGATTTACGCtgtataaaaaaactgaaatactgcCGTAAATGTAGGTTAGCAATAATTACAGTGCAGATGTTGCCGCTGTCTGTAGTTGCGTTCAGTGTAAGCACTCTTTTGGCACATGGAGCTTTGTGCTTAACGCCCTTTAGTTCAAGTGAATCTGTTAATGTTGTTAGTGCCTGACTAAGAGATTTACAATTTAGGTGTGCATGAGACTTCCCGTTGCCATGGGTACGGGGCAGGGGTGTAGCTTGTGAGTTAACAGGAACTTGCGCCTCTTATCGGCCCACTTCCCCATGCCGcctaatgcactttattttGAGAGTCCTGGTGGTGTTCGGGAAAGATAAACATTATCTTCCATCAGGAAACCAGAGGGCTGTTTCCACGGGAAGTTTCAAATGgctaaagtaaataaaaactgtttttaccgTATTCTTCTTGTTACTTTAACCGACAATGGCTATTCAACATTGTCATCAAAGGTTACGAGAACGCAGTCCGGTCTGGACCACAGAAGCTTGGCCTGATGGGAGACACAAGGACATGTATGTTTTACACAGTTTCTGTACGTGTCAGATTCATTTTACTCGTCCTACCACGCTTCCTTCTCAGACACTCCCGGAGGCTTCACCATTGACCTGGAGGAAGAGCCCAGGGAAGGAGCAGATCTCCATCTGCTGTGTCGAGCCAGCAAGCACTTGTACACTGCACTGTCTTGGCATCGGGCCACACCTGCAGTCAAGTCCATCTACGGGACCTCGTCCCGACGCACAGCCGTTCCCGCGGCCGAGGTACGAGCTCAGCTCCCGAGCCACGAGAGCGATCTGCTGTCCGGGCCATTCTCTAACACGCTCCGGCTGCTCCTGAGGAACCTCACGGCACACAGCTCCGGCACCTACAGCTGCTCCGCCCAACACTTGCTTACAGGGAAGGAGGTTCACCTGGACACCAGTATAGAGGTCATAGGTGAGCCCACTGCGTCCATTAGCTCAATGGAAAAGAACTGTCCATCCTTCTGTCTGCAACAatctcacaacacacacagcctcccACATTTAACGTACTAGTGTCATCATTTACTTATCGCTTTGGTATGGAAGGATTCTGCTGTGGAGCTGTTCAGGTTAAGTGTATATTAATATGGCCCAAACAGTGGCTTCAGCAAGCAGTTCTCCGCTCATTGATTGTGTACAGCTACAAGTCTTGGGATAATGGCCGCAAGCATGCATTGATGTTCAGATCCTTTCGCCAATGGTCATTTGTATGCAGGCACACGGAACCATGTGGCCACACACAAATGCAAGTGCACATGTGCACGTggctgcgcgcgcacacacacacacgtgcgtgcACACGCACGGGTCCTTGGGAACAGAGTCCTGCAACTTCCTGTGACCCCTCCCTTGCTGTCCAAAGAGCAAAGCGCCTCTTTCACATGGGAATGAGCGCCCATCAGGAGAAAGAGTAAACAATGGTGCTTCCCACACTTACGTGTGCACCAGCTCCAGGGCCGCAGAACAATCAGCCAATCGCACACTGTCAGGACCAAGGAAAGACAATAATCAATGGTGTTGGAGAGGAAGTTGTTTGAGACAGCAATCATCCTGGAACAAGACTCTCGTGTTCATTCGCTTCACTGCTCCTTCTTTCATTCATGCTCAATATGTGCACTTCCTCGTACCTCGGTAGAGTCCCTCAAACAATGGCGAGAAGGAGAGGATAGATTTATGCTATGATGTATGCTTCCTTCCTGCTTCCGAGTGAAACAGTGTTCTACTCACAGtttggcctgtttttttttaccaggtgTCCCTGGGTACAACCCAGGGAAGTAAGGTGTGCAGCATTGACGGCGCATTGTGCTATCTGCAGTGCCTGGGGCTGCGCCCCTTACTCCACTCTGCTTCTTCATTGCATTTCTCCCTTTTccaaaaaatgactttttcGATTGCCGTGTTCACTAgcgtttttgtttttgaatgtaGTTCCTCTTCTCGCCGCCCCTTGGGTAGAAAATAGCCGCGTACTTCGATAGCACGAGTGTATTTGCCAGGAGAGCTGCTTGAAGTGATCTACTGAGTGTGAcagtccccaccccctccagctctggAGGCCCCCGTGCTGCTGCAGAACCTCAGCGACTGCACTGTGAATGTGAGCAGCTCCATGACCCTCGCGTGTCCTGCCCGCGGGGTGCCCCGTCCACAGGTCACGTGGTACAAGGACCATGTGAGGATGCATCAGGGATCTGGTGAGAGAGCCAAAtgtacacacacgtgcacgtgAACATGTCCTGCCAGGAAAACTGGACACTGAGACTGGTGCATGCTGGGTATTTTGGCCAGGTATTCTGCTGAGCCCAGACGGAGGGAAACTGCACATTGAGCGAATTACCGCTGAAGACGAAGGACTCTATACCTGCAAGGTCACCAACGAGAAAGGCTCTGTCGAGAGCTCTGCCCACGTCTGGGTCGATGGTAAAGAAGTCACTGCCTCCCAATGTGCACTTTTTCAACCGCCTTTCCTTCTGCCTCTTTATCGCTGGCTGCTGTCTTCTTCAGAACTCGTTTCTGGCGGCAAACAACAATCATTTTTCTTACATATGAAAAGTCTGTGTGCGATTCCAAACCACACACCTTCCAAAGAAAAAGATCACAATGAACAATAATGAAGTTAAATTATCAATAACTGGTACAATCAACATCGTGACCATCATCTTCGTCAAAACGATGATTAGCctaattgaataaaataaaccatACGCAAATGAAAATGTGGGGCCAGAGATGATGAGATCTTGCCAGTTTAACCCTAAATCCATCATCTTGGTGATGCACAGTACATGCAGTCGGGCAAAACACAGTATGCTGCTACAATCAGGGACAACAGGACGCTCCTTCGTCGTCTTAATGTTGCCCACATTGGTTGTGTGTGAAGCCCTAGCAAGTTAGCATTAGCTTAGCATTAGCTTAGCATTAGCAGTTGGAACAGCGATCCTGGGGGGAGGATGGAGCCGAAAGGCCGACTGTCTAGTAACAGCAGACGCTATACAAGCAACCGCGCTAGCGGAGGGCTCACTGTTACCGTTATACCCAGTTAGGAAGGAAACCGTCTCCCTTTTAGATTTCCTTCGGAAGCCCCCCTTCCCCGCTTTTCAACCAGTCAACTCTTTAGCTATTTGTACATCGTCAAAAAAACCAAAGACATGAATGAGTTCTTGTTCTGAATACTTTTCTTCTTCCACCACATTCTGGAGAGCCAGAGCACACGCCAATGGTGATTCTGTAGCGCCCCTCCTTGGACTGCAAGCACAAGTGCAGGTGAAACACACGACACTCTACGCACTCGTGTTGCACACCGCTTGTCAGATGCTGACGTTCCCCATTCTCCCTGTTACGCTCTCCTGCTGCACACTCTTTGGGACACACAAATTCCTTTCCCTGTGTCTTGAAGACCAGGTCAGCTTTGGCCTTTCTCTTCTGTGTAACACAACAGATTCGTCCACGGAAAGTTCCTGCTCCCTCGGGTTTGTGTCAGTTACACATGTAGAGAGCTGTGTTTGTCTTTACGTTCAGCCCATGAGTCGTCCCTGGAGATCGCCACTATTACCTGTACCTGTGTGGTTGCCACCCTCTTTTGGCTGCTCCTCACGCTCTTCATACGGAAGCTGAAACAGGTAGGACCCCCGTGGCCTCCTTGCCTCGTGGGATTCGGGACTGGGGATGACGGCTGGGACCACGAACATGATGCCGAGGAGAGCAATTTAACAGAGATTCTGAATGCGTCTGCTGTTCAGCCCACTTCCTCGAGTGTCAAGACAGACTATCTGTCAATCGTCGTGGACGCCGGGGAGGGAGCGCTGGACGAGCAGTGCGAGAGGCTGCCCTACGACCCCGGCCAGTGGGAGTTCCCCAGACACCGCCTCAAACTGGGTGCGCGACCTTCTTAGTGCTCTTATACTGAGCGTCATCGACATTAACATCTGTCCGCTTCTCTCGTAGAGTTTAATCCTACCTTTCGTGGAGTTATGTAGCGTGCGACGCCTCCGAATGGCTCTTGGGGTGGGTGAGTTGTGTCACCCTGAGAGCCCCGTTCTTTCATCTTTTGCTCTTACGTTGCTATGTATGTCGTAGAAAAACCTCTGGGACAAGGCGCGTTTGGAAAGGTGATGCAGGCCTCAGCGTTCGGCATTAACAATTCCATCAGCTGCAAGACTGTTGCTGTGAAGATGCTCAAAGGTACCGACAAGTTACccactgctctcatttcatttATGCCCCCAGATGTTGCACTGACCTTGGAACAGATCTTATGTAGAGACCTATATTGTCAGACACCGTTTACTGCCCACTGTTACTGttagttttaccagggaaggtCCTGGTAACagattactgtattttacattactgCACAGTGCAGGATAGTTCTTGACACCTCACAATATGTAAAATTACAGTTGTGCTGTGAAATACCATACcaacagcactgtgtgtgtgtgttagacgGTGCCACGCCCAGCGAGCACAAGGCCCTAATGACAGAGCTGAAAATCCTGATCCACATTGGGCACCACTTAAACGTCGTTAACCTTCTGGGAGCGTGTACCAAAGCAGGAGGTGTgtatctctcgctctctctgtgtgtttcatcaGCTACTGGTGCATGTTACCTTGTTTTTGAACTAAACCGCAGGGTATCCGAGCCACTTAATAACATCTGACCTTCCCAAAATGTGGCCCACAccacaaggctgtgtgtgttccgTGTCGCTGCTTGTGCTCCTACTTTTTAGGCCCCCTGCTGGTCATAGTGGAGTACTGCAAATATGGCAACCTGTCGGCATACCTCAAGAGCAAGCGGGACGTGTTCCTCCTgaagcgggtgtgtgtgtgtgttggggagggTGACCCCCCCGGATGTCACTTTGCTCTctgtatcatcatcatcatcatcctggCCATACTTAGCACAGGTGCACACCACTCCACGGTGGCCACTGCTAATCAGGGTCACTCGCTGCTCCACGCTGCACATCATCatcacacttacatttatctacTTTCCTGATACTTTTCTGCAACGTTCCACCCACTTACACTGCTGCgtacttttttttactgaaccaatttaggataaatgccttatacttttaaataatgcttttctcccaagcggcttaccatgatttacatttacttacaatgttaaggcgtctacagttatttatccttttatacaactgggtaatttaatTCTACTGGAGggatttagagtaagtaccttgctcaagggtactagagctggaggtaggacttgaacctgcaaccttggggtgcaaaggcagcagctctaaccactacattacttGCTgtccctttatgcagctgggtcatttttaataGGGCAACTCTGACTGAGAACTTTGGTCAATGGTAGTAGAGCAGAAgattggattcaaacccatatcctttgAGCGTATGATGTCAGCTCCAATCACGGCAGCACTTGCTGCATCTGTGCCGCTCTAGAAATTGCTGCACAGCAGCCACTGCTCCATCAATACCACATTTCTACTCTGTTCCCCACTGCTGTACGTTGCTCAACAGCATCCTGATCATCATGCTCACTTTGCTTGGGATTCCACAGGATCTGGGTGAAGAGAATGGAGGGAAGAAACGTCTCACTAGCGTTTCTAGCAGCCAGAGTACAGCCAGCTCTGGATTTGAAGAGGAAAGAGACCATTGTGAGGACAATGAAGGTAATGATGATAGTGGGCAATGGGAGAGTGTGAGAAAGAAGGCAGCCTGGATGTAACTGGGCTTGGTTTGTAGAGCTGTGACCAACCATCTCCTGTGCTTCTTTTCTTCTATTACCTCCTGGTTTTGCAGGCTCTGACTCCACCTGGGACTCTCCGTTGTTTTTAGAGGACCTCATTTCCTACAGCTTCCAGGTGGCACGAGGGATGGAGTTCCTAGCATCTCGCAAGGTTCTCATCTCCTCCTCTACATTTTGGCAGGATGTGGTGACTGAAGTGAGGGGCCAGTCCTTGAGCTTCCGAGAGTTAATCGTCAGATTGACATTGAAGAgcatgatgtgtgtgttcatacagCAGGAGAACGGTTGGCTGCACACTCAGTGGCTGGCTGTGGCTCTAAAGCCAGGTTTCATGGTTGCCTCCATGACCGTCTTTTGTGTGAACTGCAGTGCGTCCACCGGGACCTGGCAGCAAGGAATGTCCTGTTATCTGAGAGCAACGTGGTGAAAATCTGTGACTTCGGCCTGGCGTGGGACGTCTACAAGGACCCCGACTACGTCAGGAAGGGAGACGTAAGACAGCCCTTCTCCTCACTGTACCGCAAACCCCTAATGTCTTCAAAACTGTAATGCAATAACCCGCCAGAGGTTCTGGATCCAGCTTGTAACTGACACACATCGTCATTTGCACCAgtaacaggtgtgtgtttgtgtgtaggcAAGGCTGCCCCTGAAGTGGATGTCTCCAGAGTCCATCTTTGACAAGGTTTTCACCACACAGAGTGATGTGTGGTCCTTTGGTGTTCTTCTCTGGGAGATCTTCTCTCTGGGTGAGCGTTAGTCACACAAGGAACCCTTTTGTCTTAGTGGGTCAGTTTAATGACCACTCCACTCCAAGGTGACACTAGAACTTCCTGGAGTTGATCACACCAGCCAAGATGATTCTGAAATGCTGCTGTCTTGTACACAGGAGCTTCTCCATACCCAGGTATTCATGTGGATGAGGACTTCTGCCACAGGTTGAAGGAGGGAACACGTATGAGAGCCCCAGACTACAGCACCCCAGAGATGTGAGTGAGGCGCCCCCACCGCTCTTAGCCCAGCACCGCGGTACACTGCACCTTCTTCAGCATAAACCAGTTTACCCAGATCTGTAACCCTGCACACAGTGCTACACGGGTGTAGCGACACCTCACTTTTCTTTTGGAGGGTTCAGGTCTCCTCAGAAGATGGTTTCTATCAAATGGTTCATGTTCAGCATTGGGGCGTAACGGATTTGATGCTTCAGTGTTAAGCTGGACCAAGAATAACATTGGTTTCCCTCCCGTAGCTACCACACCATGTTGTTCTGCTGGGAAGCCGACCCTGCCGCGCGGCCAACCTTCACTGAGCTGGTTGAGACCCTTGGGGACCTGCTGCAGGCTCGAGTCCAGCAGGTGAGCTCGCAGACCAAGGAGCCGAAAGTGGCGCGCTGCACACGGCGGGACTCCCAAGGCATCATGGTCCCGCAGCATTCAGCTTCTGGCATCTTCTTATCCACTTACCATTCAGCTTCACAAGGCA encodes:
- the flt1 gene encoding vascular endothelial growth factor receptor 1 isoform X1; its protein translation is MIYLAVFVLCGFPGGALAKGQKSKARLSSPVLDVQARYLAMEANQTLHLNCKGRWELSWTFPKTVVKDLHSLTVVEHRCGKQDKLHCSSLRLSPALVKHTGSFSCTYQRNHKKQAAVYVYVTGRYQPFVEMHTEVPEVLYLKEGQALTFPCRVTTPDLQVSLVKFPGQRLIPDQKNIIWNSMRGFIVPNPTFQHIGLFSCEITVDGLLYSNKYLTHRQVNKILDVYLNSTEPLLALRGDRFALNCTVTAAWNSRVSITWRYPGQTDGSASISRRILEGQSSRVFYSILSIPQLRRSDHGLYVCRVTSGPSSRETNVSLTVYDQPFIRLKHRHGPLLEALAGQKAYKLSVKLRAFPTPQVIWLKDGAVAAERCSRYNVEGNSLVIRDVAPEDAGVYTVLVGIQQYRLYKNLTISLVVNMKPQIEEKAVSLQDSGIVRLGTSRALLCTSAGIPPAKIHWLWYPCPQKGPCEQTSSAKGTPVEVNANIASAENRILSISQRQEVIEGKNKTVGVLTVAEASVSGVYRCVASNHVGQDWRDSRFYITDTPGGFTIDLEEEPREGADLHLLCRASKHLYTALSWHRATPAVKSIYGTSSRRTAVPAAEVRAQLPSHESDLLSGPFSNTLRLLLRNLTAHSSGTYSCSAQHLLTGKEVHLDTSIEVIALEAPVLLQNLSDCTVNVSSSMTLACPARGVPRPQVTWYKDHVRMHQGSGILLSPDGGKLHIERITAEDEGLYTCKVTNEKGSVESSAHVWVDAHESSLEIATITCTCVVATLFWLLLTLFIRKLKQPTSSSVKTDYLSIVVDAGEGALDEQCERLPYDPGQWEFPRHRLKLEKPLGQGAFGKVMQASAFGINNSISCKTVAVKMLKDGATPSEHKALMTELKILIHIGHHLNVVNLLGACTKAGGPLLVIVEYCKYGNLSAYLKSKRDVFLLKRDLGEENGGKKRLTSVSSSQSTASSGFEEERDHCEDNEGSDSTWDSPLFLEDLISYSFQVARGMEFLASRKCVHRDLAARNVLLSESNVVKICDFGLAWDVYKDPDYVRKGDARLPLKWMSPESIFDKVFTTQSDVWSFGVLLWEIFSLGASPYPGIHVDEDFCHRLKEGTRMRAPDYSTPEIYHTMLFCWEADPAARPTFTELVETLGDLLQARVQQDGKDYIPLSPTPPTHPSTLAQLHPLQASKLKSHSPRCPTAPSAAGLSTFEELPDRDAEHSHDYQTDSGMVLPSEELQHVKWSERPLPLLVCKQRGESLPSAPVYPGMFRKPRGSSEVAPGLSCDSISAVRCSHPPDYSPALLPLQHL
- the flt1 gene encoding vascular endothelial growth factor receptor 1 isoform X2, with product MIYLAVFVLCGFPGGALAKGQKSKARLSSPVLDVQARYLAMEANQTLHLNCKGRWELSWTFPKTVVKDLHSLTVVEHRCGKQDKLHCSSLRLSPALVKHTGSFSCTYQRNHKKQAAVYVYVTGRYQPFVEMHTEVPEVLYLKEGQALTFPCRVTTPDLQVSLVKFPGQRLIPDQKNIIWNSMRGFIVPNPTFQHIGLFSCEITVDGLLYSNKYLTHRQVNKILDVYLNSTEPLLALRGDRFALNCTVTAAWNSRVSITWRYPGQTDGSASISRRILEGQSSRVFYSILSIPQLRRSDHGLYVCRVTSGPSSRETNVSLTVYDQPFIRLKHRHGPLLEALAGQKAYKLSVKLRAFPTPQVIWLKDGAVAAERCSRYNVEGNSLVIRDVAPEDAGVYTVLVGIQQYRLYKNLTISLVVNMKPQIEEKAVSLQDSGIVRLGTSRALLCTSAGIPPAKIHWLWYPCPQKGPCEQTSSAKGTPVEVNANIASAENRILSISQRQEVIEGKNKTVGVLTVAEASVSGVYRCVASNHVGQDWRDSRFYITDTPGGFTIDLEEEPREGADLHLLCRASKHLYTALSWHRATPAVKSIYGTSSRRTAVPAAEVRAQLPSHESDLLSGPFSNTLRLLLRNLTAHSSGTYSCSAQHLLTGKEVHLDTSIEVIALEAPVLLQNLSDCTVNVSSSMTLACPARGVPRPQVTWYKDHVRMHQGSGILLSPDGGKLHIERITAEDEGLYTCKVTNEKGSVESSAHVWVDAHESSLEIATITCTCVVATLFWLLLTLFIRKLKQPTSSSVKTDYLSIVVDAGEGALDEQCERLPYDPGQWEFPRHRLKLEKPLGQGAFGKVMQASAFGINNSISCKTVAVKMLKDGATPSEHKALMTELKILIHIGHHLNVVNLLGACTKAGGPLLVIVEYCKYGNLSAYLKSKRDVFLLKRDLGEENGGKKRLTSVSSSQSTASSGFEEERDHCEDNEGSDSTWDSPLFLEDLISYSFQVARGMEFLASRKCVHRDLAARNVLLSESNVVKICDFGLAWDVYKDPDYVRKGDARLPLKWMSPESIFDKVFTTQSDVWSFGVLLWEIFSLGASPYPGIHVDEDFCHRLKEGTRMRAPDYSTPEIYHTMLFCWEADPAARPTFTELVETLGDLLQARVQQDGKDYIPLSPTPPTHPSTLAQLHPLQASKLKSHSPRCPTAPSAAGLSTFEELPDRDAEHSHDYQTDSGMVLPSEELQHVKWSERPLPLLGSSQSVNRGGRVCPLHQFTPVCSESPVGAVK